One window from the genome of Rariglobus hedericola encodes:
- a CDS encoding hybrid sensor histidine kinase/response regulator — protein MTPVLKILFAEDNPLDAELVLRQLRRDGFTFESLRVDTEPAFSDALNAEWDLILSDFDLGSFNGLRALELVKSRKLDIPFILISGTIGEDLAVEAIKQGASDYLLKDRLVRLGTAVTQAIMEARLRRERRESEAALAVSESRYRLLVEQASDGIFTVSEEGRYTDVNARGLEMLQYSRSEFLGLTLGTLLAPTDWPRLAEEVSYLRNGQSRVSEFRIRRRDGTWFDAEISARALPDGQLLGIVRDLTERRRSEQALRESEERFRQIAENINGVFWITDPLNQDLLYVSPGYEMIWGRSCESLYGAPSTWTDAIHEDDRERVERAVSLQAMGGYHEVYRILRPDGTLRWVRDRAFPIKDASGNVYRIVGTTEDITDWRKLEEQFLQAQKLEAIGTLAGGIAHDFNNILGAIIGYIELAKMGLKGNPSAHQYLEMVLQGANRAASLVKQILAFSRQQDHQRVTLQLRHVVAEPIKLLRATIPAMIDFDVSLDSDLPVVQADPTQIHQVVMNLCTNAAHAMHGRPGRLGVKLEKFLMDPRQTEVVAANLKPGLYVRLIVSDTGCGMERSTLERIFEPFFTTKGPGEGTGLGLSVVHGIMQSHEGAVTVHSEPGEGTSFHLYFPADGTAAVEVKPIEKNEIARGSGQHVLFIDDEQPLAQLGQSILEALGYRATAFTDAAEALAHFKSAPGDFDLVITDLSMPGIMGTDLAAEILAIRSDIPVVLTTGYSAKMDSGAVQSLGIGELLLKPFSFRSLSIAVDRLLSESRS, from the coding sequence ATGACACCGGTCCTCAAAATTCTGTTTGCCGAGGACAATCCTCTCGATGCCGAGTTGGTGCTGCGGCAGCTGCGTCGTGACGGATTCACCTTTGAGTCGCTGCGGGTCGATACGGAGCCGGCCTTCAGTGACGCGTTGAATGCAGAGTGGGATCTGATCCTTTCGGATTTTGATCTTGGTTCGTTCAACGGGCTGCGGGCACTGGAACTTGTTAAATCGCGGAAGCTCGATATACCATTTATTCTTATTTCCGGAACGATTGGCGAGGATCTGGCGGTTGAGGCGATCAAGCAGGGGGCATCCGATTATTTGCTGAAGGATCGGCTGGTGCGGCTGGGGACGGCAGTCACCCAGGCGATCATGGAGGCGCGCTTGCGTCGCGAGCGTCGCGAATCCGAAGCCGCGCTGGCGGTGAGTGAATCACGCTATCGTCTCCTGGTGGAGCAGGCGTCCGACGGTATTTTTACGGTCTCGGAGGAAGGACGCTATACCGATGTAAATGCGCGCGGATTGGAAATGCTTCAGTATTCGCGGAGTGAGTTTCTGGGGCTGACACTGGGCACCTTGCTGGCCCCGACGGACTGGCCGCGTCTGGCGGAGGAAGTGTCTTATCTGCGCAATGGACAAAGTCGTGTATCTGAATTTAGAATACGAAGGCGCGATGGAACCTGGTTCGATGCCGAAATCAGCGCGCGGGCACTACCCGACGGCCAGTTGCTGGGCATCGTCCGTGATTTGACCGAGCGACGCCGTTCCGAGCAGGCCTTGCGTGAGAGCGAAGAGCGTTTCCGCCAGATTGCGGAAAACATCAATGGTGTCTTTTGGATCACGGATCCCCTGAATCAGGACCTGCTCTACGTCAGTCCCGGGTATGAGATGATCTGGGGCCGCAGTTGTGAGAGCCTCTATGGGGCGCCATCGACGTGGACGGATGCAATCCACGAAGACGATCGAGAGCGGGTGGAGCGGGCCGTGTCGCTTCAAGCGATGGGCGGTTATCATGAGGTTTACCGCATTTTGAGACCGGATGGCACGTTGCGCTGGGTGCGGGATCGGGCATTTCCGATCAAAGATGCATCGGGAAATGTTTATCGTATCGTCGGAACGACGGAGGATATCACCGATTGGCGGAAACTGGAGGAACAGTTCCTGCAGGCGCAAAAGCTGGAAGCCATCGGCACGCTCGCCGGCGGGATTGCGCACGATTTTAATAATATTCTGGGGGCGATCATCGGTTACATTGAACTGGCCAAAATGGGACTGAAGGGAAATCCCAGTGCGCACCAATACTTGGAAATGGTGCTGCAGGGTGCGAACCGGGCGGCTTCACTGGTGAAGCAAATTCTGGCCTTCAGCCGGCAGCAGGATCATCAGCGTGTGACGCTGCAATTGCGACATGTGGTCGCAGAGCCCATCAAGCTTTTGAGGGCGACGATTCCGGCGATGATTGATTTTGATGTGTCGCTCGATTCGGACCTGCCGGTGGTGCAGGCCGATCCGACGCAGATTCATCAAGTGGTCATGAATCTATGCACCAATGCGGCCCACGCCATGCATGGCCGGCCCGGTCGATTGGGCGTGAAGTTGGAGAAATTTTTAATGGATCCGCGTCAGACGGAAGTGGTGGCAGCCAACCTGAAGCCCGGCCTTTATGTGAGGTTAATCGTAAGTGATACCGGTTGCGGAATGGAACGCTCGACCTTGGAGCGCATCTTCGAACCCTTTTTTACCACCAAGGGGCCGGGTGAAGGAACGGGGTTGGGCTTGTCGGTGGTGCACGGCATCATGCAGAGCCACGAAGGCGCGGTCACGGTGCACAGTGAGCCCGGCGAGGGCACTTCGTTTCATTTGTATTTCCCGGCTGATGGCACGGCTGCGGTGGAGGTTAAACCCATCGAAAAAAACGAGATTGCCCGTGGCTCCGGCCAGCACGTGTTGTTTATCGACGACGAGCAACCGCTCGCGCAACTCGGCCAGTCCATATTGGAAGCACTGGGTTACCGGGCCACCGCATTCACGGATGCGGCCGAGGCACTGGCCCATTTCAAGTCTGCGCCTGGAGATTTTGATTTGGTGATTACCGATCTCAGCATGCCAGGGATCATGGGCACGGATTTGGCTGCGGAGATCCTGGCCATACGGAGTGATATTCCCGTTGTTTTGACCACGGGTTATTCAGCCAAGATGGATTCCGGCGCGGTGCAGTCTCTGGGCATCGGCGAACTACTCTTAAAACCCTTTAGTTTCCGTTCTTTGAGCATAGCCGTTGATCGGTTATTGTCGGAATCGCGTTCTTAG
- a CDS encoding response regulator, with the protein MTTPNSDIIEILLVEDNPNDLALTQRALKKARLANHLHVCRDGAEALDFLFGEGVYAGRRLDQPPRVVLLDIKLPKVDGIEVLRRIKANPLTRTIPVVMLTSSKEQKDVVESYHLGVNSYIVKPVNFEGFASAVEQLGMYWLLVNQSPNRES; encoded by the coding sequence ATGACTACCCCGAATTCCGACATAATTGAAATCCTACTTGTTGAGGATAATCCGAACGATCTTGCGCTCACCCAGCGCGCGTTGAAAAAGGCCCGTCTCGCGAACCATCTTCATGTCTGTCGCGACGGAGCAGAAGCGCTGGACTTTTTGTTTGGCGAGGGTGTTTACGCAGGCCGTCGATTGGACCAGCCGCCCCGCGTGGTGCTGCTCGATATTAAATTGCCGAAGGTCGATGGCATCGAGGTCTTGCGTCGCATAAAAGCGAATCCACTCACCCGCACCATTCCGGTGGTCATGCTGACATCATCGAAGGAGCAAAAAGACGTCGTGGAAAGTTACCACTTAGGCGTAAACAGTTATATTGTGAAGCCGGTCAATTTTGAGGGTTTTGCGTCTGCGGTGGAGCAGCTTGGCATGTATTGGCTGCTGGTGAATCAGTCTCCCAACCGGGAAAGTTAA
- a CDS encoding PAS domain S-box protein translates to MKKSHTTREVVPAASSGGAAGGPKATYSRWIMYVLAVMATGVTAYARMEASQWFGDRQMLIVFLFPVMLAAYVGGLGPGLTATVLAALWTSYYIVPPVQAFTFGWTADFAQWLIFVLSCLFVCVVIESLHRSRLRAALNSEKNSGNLSTERKVQAGFAAALICLGVIGVMSFLNVLRQEANEEKTRHAEQVVAALRLMMSNATDAETAERGFVVTGDEVYLEPYEKAKQQLADGIKNVTRLIADIPAQQKRMETLVPLLDERMGLVAGHIDLRSRRGFDATRDSVASGRGKIVHDRIRGIIAEMEAFEQKQLNVMNANARSALILTKGVIIGGSALALGVVVVALLIIGKDIGRGRQVRTELSQARDELEERVRERTAQLEQINEALKEGESRYRVLAQLSPHAIFLNQDNRITFINEAGLRLFRANSREDVIGRSPLDFFHPDFHNLILERVGQMLETPQTVGLVEEKMITLDGSEIDVEVAAASYWQDRKPVIQVVCQDITERKAAEARLRASTREVLDLKAALDEHAIVAGTDAAGRITFVNDKFCAISQYAREELIGQDHRIINSGYHPREFFRDLWSTITSGRVWQGEIQNRAKDGSYYWVDTTIVPFVGDDGKPHQYVAIRADITEKKRGEMALRASEQRFRSTLDNLMEGAQILGRDWSYLYMNAAAAGHNRKPAASMIGQTIMECFPGIETTKVFGFMRACMNGTEAHDVENEFVYPDGSSAWFHLVIQSVPEGVFILSADITARKESEALLRRQTEELRVLFDLIPALIWFKDTNNRHLRVNQRVADELGLPVSEIEGRPCAEVYPNEAERFYADDQIVISSGLPRLGIIEKIHDARGRVRWMQTDKVPYRDDAGKVVGIVVASQDITERREADERLRFQESLLRETGHIAKVGGWSFDPATGEGSWTEEVARIHELDAASNTSLQKGLDFYVGESRAIIETALKRAIENGVAYDLELNLITAKGNNKWVRTIGHPQMENGRVVRVQGSFQDITERKLAERRLATQGAVSRVLATAESLDEAVPLIIAAVADSEGWEFGAFWEVDQKDEVLRCREIWNRPGLPMRELISMTRALTFGRGVGLPGRVWNSGVPVTSADISKDTNYCRAALAGNAGFRSALGFPVLQGDQVIGVMDFLSSEMRGPDTKLDEVFGLIGRQIGLFIQRRQAQEEVRVLNTELEHRVHMRTAELESANKELEAFSYSVSHDLRAPLRAVDGFSQALVEDFGEQLSDDARRYLNTIRGETQRMGELIDDLLTFSRLSRASLDRLPVDTGGLVRSILKDLVSDQPDRNFDIRIGDLPACEGDLALMRQVWINLISNAFKYTGKNVAPVVEIGSLRDGATTVYFVKDNGAGFDMRYVHKLFGVFQRLHRSDEYEGTGVGLAIVQRIVHRHGGRVWAEGVVNEGASFYFTLNQE, encoded by the coding sequence ATGAAGAAATCGCATACAACACGAGAGGTGGTTCCGGCTGCATCATCAGGCGGTGCGGCGGGTGGGCCCAAAGCAACTTACAGCCGGTGGATCATGTATGTGCTCGCAGTTATGGCGACGGGGGTGACCGCGTATGCGAGGATGGAGGCGAGTCAGTGGTTTGGGGATCGGCAGATGTTAATCGTGTTTTTGTTTCCGGTGATGCTGGCGGCGTATGTGGGCGGCCTGGGACCCGGGCTGACCGCGACGGTGCTGGCGGCGTTGTGGACGTCTTATTACATCGTGCCGCCGGTCCAGGCGTTTACGTTTGGGTGGACGGCGGATTTCGCGCAGTGGCTTATATTTGTGCTCAGCTGCCTGTTCGTGTGCGTAGTGATCGAGTCGTTGCATCGATCACGACTGAGGGCGGCGCTTAACTCCGAAAAGAACAGCGGCAATCTCTCGACTGAACGCAAGGTGCAGGCGGGATTCGCGGCTGCGCTTATCTGTTTGGGCGTGATCGGAGTGATGTCGTTTTTGAACGTGCTGCGACAGGAGGCCAACGAGGAGAAGACACGGCATGCCGAGCAAGTGGTCGCCGCGCTGCGTCTGATGATGTCCAACGCCACGGATGCGGAGACTGCCGAGCGTGGATTCGTAGTCACGGGCGACGAAGTTTATTTGGAGCCCTACGAGAAGGCGAAGCAGCAGCTTGCCGATGGTATTAAAAATGTAACACGCCTGATAGCAGACATCCCTGCGCAACAGAAACGCATGGAGACTCTGGTGCCTTTGCTGGACGAGCGCATGGGGCTCGTTGCGGGGCATATCGATTTGCGCAGCAGGCGCGGCTTTGATGCGACGAGAGATTCGGTCGCGAGCGGCCGAGGCAAAATCGTGCACGACCGTATTCGCGGGATTATTGCAGAGATGGAGGCGTTTGAGCAGAAACAGTTGAATGTCATGAACGCGAACGCCAGGAGCGCCCTCATCCTGACCAAGGGCGTGATCATCGGCGGGAGTGCACTGGCCTTGGGCGTGGTGGTTGTGGCCTTGCTCATAATTGGAAAGGACATCGGTCGCGGTCGCCAGGTGCGCACGGAGTTGAGCCAGGCGCGTGATGAGCTGGAGGAACGCGTCCGGGAACGCACGGCACAGTTGGAGCAAATCAACGAAGCATTGAAGGAGGGAGAGTCGCGTTACCGGGTGCTGGCACAACTATCGCCGCACGCGATTTTCCTCAATCAGGACAATCGCATCACGTTCATCAATGAAGCGGGGTTGCGGCTGTTTCGTGCCAACAGCAGGGAAGATGTGATCGGGCGTTCGCCGCTCGATTTTTTCCATCCTGATTTTCATAATCTGATTCTAGAACGGGTCGGACAGATGCTTGAAACACCTCAGACCGTGGGGCTGGTCGAGGAAAAGATGATTACGCTGGACGGCTCGGAAATCGATGTGGAAGTGGCGGCTGCTTCCTACTGGCAGGATAGGAAGCCCGTCATCCAAGTGGTTTGCCAAGATATCACGGAACGCAAAGCTGCGGAGGCTCGCCTGCGAGCCTCAACTCGCGAGGTGCTTGATCTGAAGGCGGCGCTTGATGAACACGCCATCGTGGCGGGCACCGATGCGGCGGGGCGGATCACCTTTGTGAACGACAAGTTTTGTGCGATTTCCCAGTATGCACGTGAAGAACTGATAGGGCAGGATCATCGGATTATTAATTCGGGATATCATCCCCGGGAGTTTTTCCGTGATCTCTGGTCGACGATCACCAGTGGTCGGGTATGGCAGGGGGAAATCCAAAACCGAGCCAAGGATGGTTCATATTATTGGGTTGATACGACGATCGTTCCTTTCGTAGGCGACGATGGAAAGCCCCATCAATACGTGGCCATACGCGCCGACATCACCGAGAAAAAGCGGGGGGAAATGGCCTTGCGCGCCAGTGAACAGAGATTTCGGTCCACCTTGGATAATCTGATGGAAGGCGCTCAGATCTTGGGACGGGATTGGAGTTACCTTTATATGAACGCGGCGGCGGCAGGACATAATCGCAAGCCTGCGGCCAGCATGATCGGGCAGACGATTATGGAGTGTTTTCCCGGAATCGAGACGACGAAAGTATTTGGTTTTATGCGTGCGTGCATGAACGGAACTGAAGCTCACGACGTGGAAAATGAATTTGTTTATCCAGATGGTTCATCGGCCTGGTTTCACTTAGTCATCCAGTCGGTTCCGGAAGGCGTGTTTATTCTTTCCGCCGATATTACTGCACGCAAAGAGTCCGAGGCTTTGCTCCGTCGGCAGACTGAGGAACTGCGCGTGTTGTTCGACCTGATACCCGCGCTGATCTGGTTCAAGGATACCAACAACCGGCACTTGCGCGTGAATCAACGGGTGGCTGATGAACTCGGGTTGCCGGTGTCGGAAATTGAAGGACGGCCGTGTGCGGAGGTTTATCCTAATGAAGCGGAGCGATTCTACGCCGATGACCAGATTGTCATTTCATCCGGCCTACCTCGCCTCGGGATCATCGAAAAAATCCACGATGCGCGCGGACGTGTGCGCTGGATGCAAACTGACAAAGTGCCTTATCGCGATGATGCCGGAAAAGTTGTGGGTATTGTAGTCGCATCTCAGGATATCACCGAGCGCCGGGAGGCGGATGAGAGGCTGCGGTTTCAGGAATCTTTGCTACGTGAAACCGGACACATTGCGAAGGTGGGAGGGTGGAGTTTTGATCCAGCCACGGGTGAAGGTTCATGGACCGAAGAGGTGGCGCGCATTCATGAACTTGATGCTGCCAGCAATACCTCGCTTCAAAAAGGCCTCGATTTTTATGTCGGTGAATCGCGAGCGATTATCGAAACAGCCCTTAAGAGAGCCATCGAAAATGGCGTGGCGTATGACTTGGAACTCAATCTGATCACGGCCAAAGGGAACAATAAGTGGGTGAGAACCATCGGACATCCGCAGATGGAAAACGGACGAGTAGTCCGGGTTCAGGGATCATTTCAGGATATTACCGAGCGTAAGCTCGCGGAACGTCGTCTGGCTACGCAAGGGGCGGTCAGTCGTGTGCTGGCGACGGCGGAATCCCTGGACGAAGCGGTGCCTTTGATTATTGCAGCAGTAGCCGATTCCGAGGGGTGGGAATTTGGCGCCTTTTGGGAAGTAGATCAAAAAGACGAAGTGCTGCGATGTCGGGAAATTTGGAATCGTCCTGGATTACCCATGCGCGAGTTAATTTCCATGACGCGGGCACTGACATTCGGCAGAGGCGTGGGATTGCCCGGACGGGTATGGAATTCGGGCGTGCCGGTGACCAGCGCTGATATCTCCAAGGATACAAACTATTGCCGGGCCGCACTGGCGGGAAATGCAGGGTTCCGGAGTGCGCTTGGCTTTCCTGTTCTTCAAGGAGACCAGGTGATTGGAGTGATGGACTTTCTCTCGTCAGAAATGCGTGGACCGGATACGAAACTCGATGAGGTATTCGGACTGATTGGACGTCAGATCGGTTTGTTTATTCAACGACGTCAGGCCCAAGAAGAAGTGCGGGTGTTAAACACGGAGCTGGAGCATCGGGTGCATATGCGGACCGCTGAACTGGAGTCGGCCAACAAAGAGTTGGAGGCTTTCTCCTATTCGGTATCCCATGATTTGCGTGCACCATTGCGCGCCGTGGATGGCTTCTCGCAGGCGTTGGTCGAGGATTTTGGTGAGCAACTTTCGGACGATGCGCGTCGGTATTTAAATACGATTCGCGGAGAGACTCAGCGGATGGGTGAGTTGATCGATGATCTTTTAACTTTCTCCCGCTTAAGTCGCGCCTCTCTGGATCGACTACCGGTGGATACGGGCGGGCTGGTTCGCTCGATATTGAAAGATTTGGTGTCCGATCAACCGGATCGTAATTTTGATATTCGCATCGGCGACCTGCCGGCCTGTGAAGGAGATCTGGCTTTGATGCGGCAAGTCTGGATCAACCTGATTTCCAATGCATTCAAATACACCGGGAAAAATGTGGCGCCGGTGGTTGAGATCGGCAGCTTGCGGGATGGCGCGACCACGGTTTATTTCGTTAAAGATAATGGGGCCGGTTTCGATATGCGCTATGTGCACAAGCTGTTTGGCGTTTTTCAGCGTTTACATCGTTCCGATGAATACGAGGGGACCGGCGTGGGCCTCGCTATTGTGCAACGTATTGTGCACCGGCATGGCGGGCGAGTATGGGCCGAGGGCGTTGTCAATGAAGGGGCCTCTTTCTATTTCACTCTCAATCAAGAATAA
- the alaS gene encoding alanine--tRNA ligase: MTSAEIRQSFLDFFASQGHTIVPSSSLLPDSPGLLFTNAGMNQFVPIFLGEKAPNVASWAGARPAKDTRAADTQKCIRAGGKHNDLEDVGYDTYHHTLFEMLGNWSFGDYFKQDSLTWGWHLLTKVWGIPAKRLFATVYAPKPGDPSEFDTEANAIWTELFKAEGLDPVLHIVHGNRKDNFWQMGDTGPCGPCSEIHFNLLVDDNEVEGRKGVNSSSPRCIEIWNHVFIQFNANADGTFSPLAAKHVDTGMGFERVAGIYANTKGFTDFAPEPSNYSADVFAPLFAKITELSGKTYLGTVPTKREGLTEQEITDVAFRVLADHARTISCSIADGIMPGNEGRNYVIRRILRRGILYGTKLGLKTGFFEQLVAPVVLSLGSVFPELVERQDIIRRVIKSEEESFGRTLDRGLAIFNKAAVGASVITGALAFELYDTYGFPLDMTQLLATERGLTVDTEEFERLMEEQRNRGRASTKKEIIVAATEGADTTEIKPTQFTGYLSLTTETTLIDVVKTEKDTYLVFEATPFYAEMGGQVGDTGESLINGQLVHITDTIKDKSGRYLHKVAKLTTELSSGSKATLSVDATRRRAINRHHTATHLLHWALRKVIGTHVRQAGSLNTPDRLRFDFAHFESVTPAQLREIEGLVNERILENATVTSYETDFDKKPEGTLAFFGEKYGKTVRVVDAGGYSRELCGGTHVSTTGEIGLVKIVSEGAVAAGTRRLEAVSGQAAYDHVSSVESQLAATAAKIGVPLSQLDQKIDALLAQKAETDKKLKAFEQRAAAVLATELAAKAVTTDGLARVSAVVTVEAPEALREIGSQVLAKLGEGVVILGAAFGPEKVSLVAFASPAAIKAGHQAGKIISALTAQLGGKGGGKPDFAMGGGKDAAKLAEVLG; the protein is encoded by the coding sequence ATGACCTCCGCCGAGATCCGCCAGTCCTTCCTCGATTTCTTCGCCTCCCAAGGCCACACGATCGTCCCGTCGTCGTCCTTGCTGCCCGACTCGCCCGGACTGCTCTTCACCAACGCCGGCATGAACCAATTCGTGCCCATCTTCCTGGGTGAAAAAGCCCCCAATGTTGCCAGCTGGGCCGGCGCCCGCCCCGCCAAGGACACCCGTGCCGCCGACACCCAGAAGTGCATCCGCGCCGGCGGCAAACACAACGACCTCGAGGACGTCGGCTACGACACCTACCACCACACACTCTTCGAGATGCTGGGTAACTGGTCGTTCGGCGACTATTTCAAGCAAGACTCGCTTACCTGGGGCTGGCATTTGCTAACCAAAGTCTGGGGCATCCCCGCCAAGCGTCTCTTCGCCACCGTTTACGCGCCCAAGCCCGGCGACCCCTCTGAGTTCGACACCGAAGCCAACGCCATCTGGACGGAACTCTTCAAAGCTGAAGGTCTCGACCCCGTGCTTCACATCGTTCACGGCAACCGCAAGGACAACTTCTGGCAGATGGGTGACACCGGCCCTTGCGGCCCTTGCTCCGAGATCCATTTCAACCTGCTCGTCGACGACAACGAGGTCGAAGGCCGCAAGGGCGTGAACTCCTCCAGCCCGCGCTGCATCGAGATCTGGAATCACGTTTTCATCCAGTTCAACGCCAACGCCGACGGCACGTTCTCCCCGCTCGCCGCCAAACACGTGGATACCGGCATGGGCTTCGAACGCGTCGCCGGCATTTACGCCAACACCAAAGGCTTTACCGACTTTGCTCCCGAGCCGTCCAACTACTCCGCGGACGTCTTCGCGCCTCTTTTCGCCAAGATCACCGAACTCTCCGGCAAGACCTACCTCGGCACCGTGCCGACTAAGCGCGAAGGTCTCACCGAGCAGGAAATCACCGACGTCGCCTTCCGCGTTCTCGCCGACCACGCTCGCACGATCAGCTGCTCCATCGCTGACGGCATCATGCCCGGCAATGAAGGCCGCAATTACGTCATCCGCCGCATCCTCCGCCGCGGCATCCTCTACGGCACCAAGCTCGGCCTCAAAACCGGATTCTTCGAACAACTCGTCGCCCCCGTCGTGTTGTCGCTCGGCTCCGTGTTCCCCGAACTCGTCGAACGCCAAGACATCATCCGCCGCGTCATCAAGAGCGAGGAAGAGTCCTTCGGCCGCACGCTCGACCGCGGTCTCGCGATCTTCAACAAAGCCGCTGTCGGCGCCTCCGTAATCACCGGTGCCCTCGCCTTCGAGCTCTACGATACCTACGGTTTCCCCCTCGACATGACGCAGCTCCTCGCCACTGAGCGCGGTCTCACCGTCGATACCGAAGAGTTCGAACGCCTCATGGAAGAGCAGCGCAACCGCGGTCGGGCCTCAACCAAGAAAGAAATCATCGTCGCCGCGACCGAGGGTGCCGACACCACCGAGATCAAGCCCACGCAATTCACTGGTTATCTCTCGCTCACCACCGAGACTACGCTCATCGACGTCGTTAAAACCGAGAAAGACACCTACCTCGTCTTCGAAGCCACGCCTTTCTACGCCGAAATGGGCGGCCAGGTCGGGGACACCGGCGAGTCTCTCATCAACGGCCAACTCGTCCACATCACCGACACGATCAAAGATAAGTCCGGCCGCTACCTCCACAAGGTCGCCAAGCTCACCACCGAGCTTTCCTCCGGATCAAAGGCTACGCTCTCGGTCGATGCCACCCGCCGCCGCGCCATCAACCGCCACCACACCGCCACGCACCTCCTCCACTGGGCGCTGCGCAAAGTGATCGGCACCCACGTCCGCCAGGCCGGCTCGCTCAACACGCCCGACCGCTTGCGCTTCGACTTCGCTCACTTCGAATCCGTCACGCCCGCCCAGCTCCGCGAAATCGAAGGCCTCGTCAACGAGCGCATTCTCGAAAACGCCACGGTCACATCCTACGAAACCGACTTCGACAAAAAGCCCGAAGGCACCCTCGCCTTCTTCGGTGAGAAATACGGCAAGACCGTCCGCGTCGTGGACGCCGGAGGCTACTCCCGCGAACTCTGCGGCGGCACCCACGTCTCGACCACCGGCGAAATCGGCCTCGTGAAAATCGTGTCCGAAGGCGCCGTCGCCGCCGGCACCCGCCGCCTCGAAGCCGTCTCCGGCCAAGCCGCCTACGACCACGTTTCCTCCGTCGAATCCCAGCTTGCCGCCACGGCCGCCAAAATCGGCGTCCCGCTCTCACAGCTCGACCAAAAGATCGACGCGCTTCTCGCCCAAAAAGCCGAGACCGACAAAAAGCTCAAAGCCTTCGAACAACGCGCCGCCGCCGTCCTCGCCACCGAACTCGCCGCCAAAGCCGTCACCACCGACGGACTCGCGCGCGTCTCAGCCGTCGTAACCGTCGAGGCCCCCGAAGCCCTCCGCGAAATCGGTTCGCAAGTCCTCGCCAAGCTTGGCGAAGGCGTGGTCATCCTCGGTGCCGCCTTCGGCCCGGAGAAAGTCAGCCTCGTCGCCTTTGCTTCTCCTGCTGCGATCAAAGCAGGACACCAAGCCGGCAAGATCATCAGCGCGCTCACCGCCCAACTCGGCGGCAAAGGCGGCGGCAAACCCGACTTCGCGATGGGCGGCGGCAAAGACGCCGCCAAGCTCGCCGAAGTCCTCGGCTAA
- a CDS encoding DNA alkylation repair protein, with amino-acid sequence MSDQLKDMFDAARYRSLASELSALSPAFNATTFLDHTLTGLSSRELMDRMRRTSTGVALALPLPYREQLAVLRALAARIDRGFIGIFLSDFVAQHGLDDVPASLDALRFFTRFGSAEFAIRPFILRDQAATLAVLLDWSVSEDEHVRRLASEGSRPRLPWGARLQSLVADPSPTFPILETLRADDSLYVRKSVANHLNDIAKDHPDRVIALLKTWDDSDARTAWIIRHALRTLIKAGRTEALELIGAGAAARLDVDCFQAAPRKLALGDTLALTATITSRANKSQRLVIDYVIHYARARGTSSQKVFKWKTLDLPARGNLTLTKRQTIRDFSTRRHHAGRHIVELQINGRRLAEAAFSLSV; translated from the coding sequence ATGTCCGACCAACTCAAGGACATGTTCGACGCCGCGCGCTACCGCTCGCTCGCGTCCGAACTCTCCGCGTTGTCGCCCGCCTTCAACGCAACTACCTTCCTAGACCACACGCTCACCGGCCTGTCCTCCCGTGAGTTAATGGATCGCATGCGCCGCACCTCGACCGGCGTGGCGCTCGCACTGCCCCTTCCCTACCGCGAACAACTCGCCGTGCTCCGCGCCCTCGCCGCGCGCATCGACCGCGGGTTTATTGGCATCTTCCTCTCCGACTTCGTCGCCCAACACGGACTCGACGACGTCCCCGCATCGCTCGACGCGCTTCGTTTTTTCACCCGCTTCGGCTCCGCCGAATTCGCGATCCGACCCTTCATCCTGCGCGACCAAGCCGCTACCCTCGCCGTCCTCCTCGATTGGTCTGTGTCCGAAGACGAACATGTCCGCCGCCTCGCAAGCGAAGGCTCGCGTCCGCGTCTTCCTTGGGGCGCCCGACTGCAATCGCTCGTCGCCGATCCTTCTCCCACGTTTCCGATTCTGGAAACCCTTCGCGCCGACGACTCGCTCTACGTCCGCAAGTCTGTCGCCAACCATCTCAACGACATAGCCAAGGATCATCCCGACCGCGTCATCGCGTTGCTAAAAACCTGGGATGACTCCGACGCACGCACGGCCTGGATCATTCGCCACGCCTTGCGCACGCTCATCAAAGCCGGCCGCACCGAAGCTCTCGAGCTCATCGGTGCCGGCGCCGCCGCCCGTCTCGACGTTGATTGTTTCCAAGCGGCACCACGCAAGCTCGCCCTTGGCGACACCCTGGCGTTGACGGCCACGATCACCTCCCGCGCAAACAAGTCGCAGCGACTGGTCATCGACTACGTGATTCATTATGCCCGGGCTCGCGGCACGAGCTCCCAAAAAGTCTTCAAATGGAAAACGCTCGATCTGCCCGCTCGCGGTAACCTCACTCTCACCAAGCGG